From Pseudomonas vanderleydeniana, the proteins below share one genomic window:
- a CDS encoding methyl-accepting chemotaxis protein yields MQGNLRKTIEQISGSATQLASAAEELSAVTEEASRGLQQQNNEIEQAATAVNEMTSAVEEVARNAVSTSEASQQSTNAAREGRDRVVETVEAIQTMTHDVQSTSALMEGLAAQGRDIGQVLDVIRAIAEQTNLLALNAAIEAARAGEAGRGFAVVADEVRALAHRTQQSTREIEQMVAGIQNGTGEAVQSMQQSNQRTQDTLERARAAGVALEQITQSINLINERNLVIASASEEQAQVSREVDRNLVNIRDLASQSAAGANQTSAASHELSRLAVDLSAMVARFVI; encoded by the coding sequence ATGCAGGGCAACCTGCGCAAGACCATCGAGCAGATCTCCGGCTCGGCCACGCAGTTGGCGTCGGCGGCGGAAGAACTCAGTGCGGTGACTGAAGAGGCTTCCCGTGGGCTGCAACAGCAGAACAACGAGATCGAGCAGGCGGCCACCGCGGTCAACGAAATGACCAGTGCGGTGGAAGAAGTCGCACGTAACGCCGTCTCGACTTCCGAGGCTTCCCAGCAGTCCACTAACGCCGCCCGCGAGGGGCGTGACCGGGTTGTAGAAACCGTCGAAGCGATCCAGACCATGACCCATGACGTGCAGAGTACTTCTGCGTTGATGGAGGGCTTGGCCGCCCAGGGTCGGGACATCGGCCAGGTGCTGGACGTGATCCGGGCGATTGCCGAGCAGACCAACCTGCTGGCGCTCAACGCCGCCATCGAGGCGGCCCGTGCCGGTGAAGCCGGTCGCGGTTTCGCGGTGGTGGCCGATGAAGTTCGGGCCCTGGCCCATCGTACCCAGCAGTCGACCCGCGAGATCGAACAGATGGTGGCCGGGATCCAGAACGGTACCGGCGAGGCGGTGCAGTCGATGCAGCAGAGCAACCAGCGGACCCAGGACACTCTCGAGCGCGCCCGGGCAGCAGGGGTGGCACTGGAGCAGATCACCCAGTCGATCAACCTGATCAACGAACGAAACCTGGTCATCGCCAGTGCTTCGGAAGAACAGGCGCAGGTGTCCCGCGAAGTCGACCGCAACCTGGTGAACATCCGCGACCTGGCCTCGCAGTCGGCCGCCGGGGCCAACCAGACCAGCGCTGCCAGCCATGAGTTGTCGCGCCTGGCGGTGGACTTGAGCGCGATGGTTGCCCGTTTCGTTATCTGA
- a CDS encoding alpha/beta hydrolase — MSHYPLSPGMSAFVSKSLSFGSTDSSIQGLRNDYNRMCRAFTPPRPADIETEDHRIARVPVRLYRPTASRPATGWPCVVYLHGGGWAVGGLDSHDFITAELASRLKAMVIAVDYRLAPEHPYPAAFDDCLAVWRGLRVQAENWQLDPQRMAIAGDSAGGNLAAAVCLALRDAAEPQPRLQALIYPGLGGSDGLPSRSECADAPLLSSDDVGTYHAWYLGNAQKPDAYAMPLRATNFRDLSPAFIAVAQYDPLRDDGVCYFERLKKAGGRATLHLGLGWVHGCLRARGMAPEVDLLYEKLLAQLRRYLTL; from the coding sequence ATGAGCCACTACCCTCTTTCCCCCGGAATGAGTGCCTTCGTCAGCAAGAGCCTCAGTTTCGGCAGTACCGATAGCAGCATCCAGGGCCTGCGCAACGACTATAACCGGATGTGCAGGGCCTTCACTCCACCGCGTCCGGCCGATATCGAGACTGAAGACCATCGTATCGCCCGGGTACCGGTGCGCCTGTACCGCCCAACCGCCTCCCGACCGGCCACTGGCTGGCCCTGCGTGGTCTACCTGCACGGCGGTGGCTGGGCGGTGGGGGGTCTGGACTCCCATGACTTCATCACCGCCGAGCTGGCGTCACGACTCAAGGCCATGGTGATTGCCGTGGACTACCGCCTGGCGCCGGAGCATCCCTACCCGGCCGCTTTCGACGATTGCCTGGCGGTCTGGCGCGGACTGCGCGTGCAGGCCGAAAACTGGCAGTTGGACCCGCAGCGCATGGCGATTGCCGGCGACAGCGCCGGCGGCAACCTGGCTGCCGCCGTGTGCCTGGCGCTGCGCGACGCCGCAGAGCCGCAACCGCGGCTGCAGGCGTTGATCTACCCTGGACTGGGAGGCAGCGACGGCCTGCCTTCACGTAGCGAGTGCGCCGACGCGCCATTGCTCAGCAGCGACGATGTAGGCACCTATCACGCCTGGTACCTGGGTAACGCGCAGAAGCCTGACGCCTATGCGATGCCACTGCGGGCGACGAACTTTCGGGACCTTTCCCCTGCCTTCATTGCCGTGGCGCAATACGATCCGCTGCGCGATGACGGTGTCTGCTACTTCGAGCGACTGAAAAAGGCCGGTGGCCGCGCCACCCTGCACCTGGGCCTGGGATGGGTGCACGGCTGCCTGCGGGCGCGGGGCATGGCGCCGGAGGTGGACCTGCTGTACGAGAAACTGCTCGCGCAGCTACGGCGCTACCTGACCCTCTGA
- a CDS encoding polyamine ABC transporter substrate-binding protein, giving the protein MLRMSLAPLMLVASFSQAAETVKIYNWSDYIAPDTTKRFQAETGIGFSYDVYDSNETLDGKLMTGNSGYDVVFPSNHFMAWQIQGGALKKLDKSQLPNWKNLNPVLLKALQVNDPNNEHGFPYLWGSTGIGYNIDKVKAVLGDNAPVDSWDLVFKPENMKKLQKCGVAILDNGPELLPATLNYLGLPHHSKNPADYKKAEALLMKVRPFVAYFHSSKYTTDLANGDICVAVGFSGDILQAASRAQEAHNGVNIGYSIPKEGAAIWFDMVAMPADAPDEKAGYAFMNYLLRPDVMAGISNYVKYANGNAAADSLVDPALKADTKVYPSPQMMDKLFALEAMPLNIDRIRTRLWSKIKTGE; this is encoded by the coding sequence ATGCTCCGTATGTCCCTTGCTCCCCTGATGTTGGTGGCGTCCTTCAGCCAGGCGGCCGAAACCGTCAAGATCTACAACTGGTCGGACTATATCGCTCCGGACACCACCAAGCGTTTCCAGGCTGAAACCGGGATAGGTTTCAGCTACGACGTCTATGACAGCAACGAGACCCTGGATGGCAAGTTGATGACCGGCAACTCCGGCTATGACGTGGTGTTTCCTTCCAACCACTTCATGGCCTGGCAGATTCAGGGCGGTGCGCTGAAAAAGCTCGACAAGAGCCAGTTGCCGAACTGGAAGAACCTCAATCCGGTGCTGCTCAAGGCACTGCAGGTCAATGATCCGAACAACGAGCATGGTTTCCCTTATCTGTGGGGCAGCACCGGCATCGGCTACAACATCGACAAGGTCAAGGCGGTGTTGGGTGACAATGCGCCAGTGGACTCCTGGGACCTGGTGTTCAAGCCGGAGAACATGAAAAAGTTGCAGAAGTGCGGCGTGGCGATTCTCGACAATGGCCCCGAGTTGTTGCCGGCAACGCTCAACTACCTGGGGCTGCCGCATCACAGCAAGAATCCTGCGGACTATAAGAAAGCCGAGGCGCTATTGATGAAAGTGCGGCCTTTTGTGGCGTACTTCCATTCATCCAAGTACACCACCGACCTGGCCAATGGTGATATCTGCGTCGCCGTGGGTTTCTCCGGCGACATCCTGCAGGCTGCCAGTCGAGCCCAGGAGGCGCACAATGGGGTCAACATCGGCTATTCGATTCCCAAGGAGGGCGCGGCCATCTGGTTCGACATGGTCGCCATGCCCGCCGATGCACCGGATGAGAAGGCCGGCTATGCCTTCATGAACTACCTGTTGCGGCCCGACGTGATGGCCGGCATCAGCAACTACGTGAAGTATGCCAACGGCAACGCGGCGGCCGACAGCCTGGTCGATCCGGCGCTCAAGGCCGATACCAAGGTGTACCCGAGCCCGCAGATGATGGACAAGCTGTTTGCCCTGGAAGCCATGCCGTTGAACATCGACCGCATCCGCACGCGCCTGTGGAGCAAGATCAAGACAGGCGAGTAA
- a CDS encoding choline ABC transporter substrate-binding protein has translation MKKLFNGCLFLGATALLATPAFATEDASCKSVRMGVVNWTDVIATSAVADVLLNGLGYESKQTSAVQQIIFAGIRDKRLDIFLGYWKPAMDKNIEPFVAANQVKVMASPSLSDAQATLAVPQYVADAGLKTFADIAKFKDQLKGTLYGIEPGSGANTTIKTMIDTNHFGLKGFKLVESGEAGMLAAVQRAINRKEFVVFVGWTPHPMNINMKIAYLTGSEDVYGPNEGAATVSTVTAPDYAQRCPNVNRLLENLTFTSAQESQLMVPIMERQSPQDVARQWLRDHPQDLKRWLAGVTSIDGKEGVATVQASLK, from the coding sequence CTGAAAAAACTGTTCAACGGTTGTCTGTTCCTTGGCGCCACCGCACTCCTGGCCACCCCGGCCTTCGCCACTGAAGATGCCTCCTGCAAAAGCGTACGCATGGGTGTGGTCAACTGGACCGATGTCATTGCCACCAGCGCGGTGGCCGACGTACTGCTCAATGGCCTGGGCTATGAGAGCAAGCAGACCAGTGCCGTGCAGCAGATCATCTTCGCCGGCATCCGCGACAAGCGCCTGGACATTTTCCTGGGTTACTGGAAACCGGCGATGGACAAGAACATCGAGCCTTTCGTCGCGGCCAATCAGGTCAAGGTCATGGCCAGCCCCAGCCTGTCCGACGCCCAGGCGACCCTGGCCGTACCCCAGTACGTGGCGGACGCGGGACTCAAGACCTTCGCCGATATCGCCAAGTTCAAGGATCAGCTCAAGGGCACCCTTTACGGAATCGAACCCGGTAGCGGCGCCAACACCACCATCAAGACCATGATCGACACCAACCACTTCGGGCTCAAGGGCTTCAAGCTGGTGGAGTCGGGTGAGGCCGGGATGCTGGCAGCGGTCCAGCGGGCGATCAATCGCAAGGAGTTCGTGGTCTTCGTCGGCTGGACCCCGCACCCGATGAACATCAACATGAAGATCGCCTACCTGACCGGCAGCGAGGATGTCTACGGCCCCAACGAGGGTGCCGCCACCGTTTCCACCGTGACCGCGCCGGACTATGCGCAACGCTGTCCCAACGTGAACCGGCTCCTGGAAAACCTGACCTTCACGTCAGCCCAGGAAAGTCAACTGATGGTACCGATCATGGAGCGCCAGTCCCCCCAGGACGTGGCTCGCCAATGGCTGCGCGACCATCCGCAAGACCTCAAGCGCTGGTTGGCCGGCGTGACCAGCATTGACGGCAAGGAGGGTGTGGCGACGGTCCAGGCCAGCCTGAAATAG
- a CDS encoding calcium-binding protein, with protein sequence MFSFALTPYASGKELPRDQIVNFNGTIDNEYIVGNALDNHIVGGGGHDVLLGGAGNDTLEVGHSSSVLYGGDGDDLLIGGDGSDHLRGGDGEDRLKGGDGNDILEGGAGLDWLEGGAGRDAFVYRKISDSTPTDADWITDFVSGEDKIDLSVITGGSGLTFVEQFTGRAGEAVLGYDLVIDFNGNGAADFRVMTVGQALTTDIVA encoded by the coding sequence ATGTTTTCATTCGCTCTTACGCCCTACGCGTCCGGCAAGGAGTTGCCTCGGGATCAGATCGTCAACTTCAATGGCACGATCGACAATGAATATATTGTCGGCAATGCCCTGGACAATCATATCGTCGGCGGTGGTGGTCATGACGTACTGTTAGGAGGCGCCGGCAACGATACGCTGGAGGTGGGTCACAGCTCCAGCGTGCTCTATGGCGGAGATGGCGACGACTTGCTGATCGGTGGCGACGGCTCCGATCATTTGCGCGGTGGTGATGGCGAGGATCGCCTGAAAGGCGGTGATGGCAACGACATCCTCGAAGGAGGGGCCGGTCTCGACTGGCTGGAAGGTGGGGCGGGTCGTGATGCCTTCGTGTACCGCAAGATATCCGACTCGACCCCCACGGATGCCGACTGGATCACCGACTTCGTCAGTGGTGAGGACAAGATCGACCTGAGCGTGATCACTGGCGGATCGGGCCTGACCTTTGTCGAGCAGTTCACGGGGCGTGCGGGCGAAGCGGTACTTGGTTATGACCTGGTGATCGACTTCAACGGCAACGGCGCGGCCGACTTCCGGGTCATGACCGTTGGCCAGGCCCTGACTACGGACATCGTTGCATGA
- a CDS encoding AraC family transcriptional regulator: MSSNADNWIDLTQDRDTGIETLRAHFKGHAYDAHWHDTYLVGVTEQGVQQFNCRRARYHSTPGNVFMLEPGEIHDGDAPTEGGFTYSTLYLEPHWLERELGALFQEAPANSQLSFAEPLTTGDSRLALATNAAFRAIHSSELRIVQQSALDQMFDALTRHLYWRTRYREDPRLPRVAQRAREYLHAHLQQDVSLDDLATVTGVDRFRLTRAFKSAYGLPPHAYLVQLRLARARQLLARGEQPATVAMTLGFSDQSHLGRWFVRAYGLTPAAYRKRCSNLPDA; encoded by the coding sequence ATGTCCAGCAACGCCGACAACTGGATCGACCTGACTCAGGATCGCGATACCGGTATCGAAACCCTGCGCGCCCATTTCAAGGGTCACGCCTACGACGCCCACTGGCACGACACCTACCTGGTGGGTGTCACCGAGCAGGGTGTCCAGCAATTCAATTGCCGGCGCGCCCGCTACCACAGCACGCCGGGCAATGTATTCATGCTCGAGCCCGGGGAGATTCACGACGGCGATGCGCCGACCGAGGGCGGTTTCACCTACAGCACCCTGTACCTTGAACCCCACTGGCTCGAACGCGAGCTGGGCGCGCTGTTCCAGGAGGCCCCGGCCAACAGCCAACTGTCCTTTGCCGAACCGCTGACAACCGGCGACAGCCGCCTGGCCCTGGCCACCAACGCGGCCTTCCGGGCGATCCACAGCTCGGAGTTGCGGATTGTCCAGCAAAGTGCCCTGGACCAGATGTTCGATGCCCTCACCCGCCATCTTTACTGGCGTACCCGCTACCGCGAGGACCCACGCCTGCCCCGGGTGGCGCAACGGGCCCGGGAGTACCTGCACGCTCACCTGCAGCAGGATGTCAGCCTGGATGACCTGGCCACGGTGACGGGTGTCGACCGCTTCCGCCTGACCCGAGCCTTCAAGTCGGCCTACGGCCTGCCGCCCCACGCCTACCTGGTGCAGTTGCGCCTGGCCCGGGCCCGGCAGTTGCTGGCACGGGGCGAGCAGCCGGCAACGGTGGCGATGACCCTCGGCTTTTCCGACCAGAGTCACCTGGGACGCTGGTTCGTCCGTGCCTATGGCCTGACGCCGGCGGCCTACCGCAAACGCTGCTCAAACCTTCCAGACGCCTGA
- a CDS encoding serralysin family metalloprotease encodes MNFPITGDKPSYSVDQAAQQLARSGQAWKDKDGNGTVELTFAFPDTAPDNFIELKVDHGVGGFAQFSALQQEQAVLALQSWADVANLSFTQAQDGGEGHLTFGNYSVGPSTIAAFAYMPGSDPDYDGQSWYLVNSSYDLNGTPGLNNYGRMSLVHEIGHALGLSHPSDYGTTTDEPSYRDATYAQDSLGFTVMSYFSESHTRQNFARNGAEHYSSGPLRDDIAAIQKIYGANYATRADDTVYGFNSNTGRDHLSAQSSSDVLVFAVWDGGGNDTLDFSGFTQNQEINLQAGAFSDVGGLAGNVSIAQGVTIENAIGGSGHDLLVGNDVANELRGGAGSDILYGGAGADRLWGGAGNDIFVFAAVSDSTPQAADRLMDFASGQDQIGLGGITRGAGLSFVSAFTTKAGEAMLSYDAATNLGSLQIDFSGDGLADFQVDTVGRVAVTDILA; translated from the coding sequence ATGAATTTCCCCATCACTGGCGACAAACCGAGTTACTCCGTGGATCAGGCGGCGCAGCAACTGGCCCGCAGTGGTCAGGCCTGGAAGGATAAAGACGGCAACGGTACGGTCGAATTGACCTTTGCTTTCCCGGACACGGCGCCGGACAACTTCATCGAGCTGAAGGTTGATCACGGTGTCGGCGGTTTCGCCCAGTTCAGCGCATTGCAGCAGGAGCAGGCGGTACTGGCCCTGCAGTCCTGGGCGGATGTCGCCAACCTGAGTTTCACCCAGGCGCAGGACGGTGGCGAAGGGCATCTGACCTTCGGCAACTACAGTGTCGGCCCATCGACCATTGCCGCGTTTGCCTACATGCCGGGGTCCGATCCCGACTATGACGGGCAGTCCTGGTACCTGGTCAACAGCAGCTACGACCTCAACGGCACGCCAGGACTGAACAACTACGGGCGGATGTCGCTGGTTCATGAAATCGGCCATGCCCTGGGGCTCTCCCATCCCAGTGACTATGGGACCACTACCGACGAACCGAGCTACCGTGACGCGACCTATGCGCAGGACAGCCTGGGTTTCACCGTCATGAGCTACTTCAGTGAAAGCCATACCCGGCAGAACTTCGCCAGGAACGGCGCCGAGCACTATTCGTCCGGACCGCTTCGCGACGATATCGCCGCGATCCAGAAAATCTACGGTGCCAACTACGCTACGCGTGCCGACGACACGGTCTACGGATTCAATTCCAACACCGGCCGTGACCACTTGAGCGCCCAGTCGTCGTCGGATGTCCTGGTGTTCGCGGTCTGGGATGGCGGGGGCAATGACACGCTGGATTTCTCCGGGTTCACCCAGAATCAGGAGATCAACCTGCAGGCCGGTGCGTTTTCCGATGTCGGCGGGTTGGCCGGCAACGTCTCGATCGCCCAGGGTGTCACGATCGAAAACGCCATCGGTGGTTCTGGGCATGACCTGTTGGTCGGTAATGATGTCGCCAACGAACTGCGTGGCGGTGCCGGCAGCGACATTCTCTACGGTGGCGCTGGTGCGGACAGGCTGTGGGGCGGCGCGGGCAATGACATTTTCGTGTTTGCGGCCGTTTCCGACTCCACGCCACAGGCGGCTGACCGGCTCATGGACTTCGCCAGTGGCCAGGACCAGATCGGCCTCGGAGGTATAACCCGGGGGGCGGGACTGAGCTTCGTCAGCGCCTTCACCACAAAAGCGGGCGAGGCGATGCTCAGCTATGACGCGGCGACCAACCTGGGCAGTCTGCAAATCGATTTTTCAGGTGATGGCCTGGCAGATTTCCAGGTCGACACGGTTGGCCGGGTCGCGGTTACGGACATCCTGGCCTGA
- a CDS encoding serralysin family metalloprotease: MTTLSTNTNLPGQFQPGIEQQTLSDSGKPSFSADEAVLQIIRSGQKWWDYDNNGRIDLTYEFLGAPNLLFGAEGLEGFSEFNAQQKAQAVQAMQSWADVANVTFTEARSGGDGHMSFGNFSKGMQGAAAFAFLPDSHPYLDGQSWYRVSTDDSWYGWLRDWLGGADDTNRAPVTNSLGRLVLTHEIGHTLGLDHPGEYQSRADTWLDWLWNRITRDDNHQQKAAYVEDSVGYSLMSYWRETNTGQDFTKSGSQAYPSAPQIHDIAAIQELYGANHGTRADDTVYGFNSNAGRDYLSVTSSADAPVFSVWDGGGNDTLDFSGFTQDQEINLNAGAFSDVGGLRGNVSIAHGVDIENAIGGSGNDLLVGNALSNQLRGGAGNDVLHGGGGADELWGGTGKDTFMFSAASDSRPLAADRIMDFTSGQDEISVAGMTRGAGLNFVSAFSGNAREAVLSYDMVTHQGRLAVDFSGQGVADFEVITVGRVAITDIVA; this comes from the coding sequence ATGACAACTCTCAGTACCAACACGAACCTCCCTGGACAGTTTCAGCCAGGGATTGAGCAGCAGACGCTCTCCGACTCCGGAAAACCTTCCTTTTCCGCAGATGAGGCTGTGCTGCAAATCATCCGCTCCGGTCAGAAATGGTGGGACTATGACAACAACGGTCGGATCGATCTGACTTATGAGTTTCTCGGTGCGCCGAACCTGCTGTTTGGTGCCGAGGGACTTGAAGGGTTCAGCGAATTCAATGCGCAGCAGAAAGCGCAGGCAGTGCAGGCCATGCAATCCTGGGCCGATGTCGCCAATGTGACCTTTACCGAGGCCCGGTCGGGCGGCGACGGGCACATGAGTTTCGGCAACTTCAGTAAGGGCATGCAGGGCGCCGCGGCGTTTGCGTTCCTGCCCGACAGCCATCCCTACCTGGATGGCCAGTCCTGGTACCGGGTCTCCACTGATGACAGCTGGTACGGTTGGTTGCGGGACTGGCTCGGCGGTGCAGATGACACCAACAGGGCTCCCGTGACGAACAGTCTGGGTCGACTGGTCCTGACTCACGAGATCGGCCACACCCTGGGCCTGGATCACCCGGGTGAGTATCAATCCCGGGCAGACACCTGGCTCGACTGGCTGTGGAATCGCATCACCCGTGACGATAACCACCAGCAGAAGGCTGCCTACGTCGAGGACTCCGTCGGCTACAGCCTGATGAGCTACTGGCGCGAAACCAACACCGGGCAGGACTTCACCAAGAGTGGTTCGCAAGCCTATCCCTCGGCGCCGCAGATACATGACATCGCCGCAATCCAGGAGCTCTATGGCGCGAACCATGGCACCCGTGCCGATGACACCGTGTATGGCTTCAACTCCAATGCTGGCCGTGATTACCTGAGTGTGACCTCAAGTGCTGATGCACCGGTGTTTTCGGTCTGGGATGGCGGTGGCAATGACACCCTGGATTTTTCCGGCTTCACCCAGGACCAGGAGATCAACCTGAATGCCGGCGCGTTTTCCGACGTGGGTGGCCTGCGTGGCAATGTCTCCATTGCCCACGGCGTCGATATCGAGAACGCTATCGGCGGCAGTGGCAATGACCTGCTGGTCGGCAACGCACTGAGCAACCAGCTGCGCGGCGGTGCCGGCAACGACGTTCTCCACGGCGGCGGCGGTGCGGACGAACTCTGGGGGGGGACTGGCAAGGATACCTTCATGTTCTCCGCTGCTTCCGATTCGAGGCCCCTGGCGGCCGACCGGATCATGGACTTTACCAGCGGTCAGGACGAGATCAGCGTGGCCGGAATGACCCGCGGTGCAGGCCTGAACTTCGTCAGTGCGTTCAGTGGCAATGCCCGGGAGGCCGTGTTGAGCTACGACATGGTCACCCATCAGGGGAGGTTGGCCGTCGACTTCTCCGGACAGGGGGTGGCAGATTTCGAGGTCATCACGGTGGGTCGGGTGGCTATCACGGATATCGTGGCCTGA
- a CDS encoding serralysin family metalloprotease, giving the protein MSKVKAKAIVSESALAANGTSSAFNQIDSFSHQYDRGGNLTVNGKPSYSVDQAATQLLRDGAAWHDLNGSGKIELTYTFLTAPTSNFSGLGVSGFSQFSALQKSQAVLAMQSWADVANVTFTEAARGGDGHMTFGNYSAGQEGAAAFAFLPGTEPGYDGQSWYLTGSGYNVNKTPGLNNYGRQTLTHEIGHTLGLSHPGDYNAGEGNPSYRDASYGQDTRGYSVMSYWSESNTSQNFSKGGVEAYSSGPLMDDIAAIQKLYGANYSTRSGDTTYGFNSNAGRDYLSATSSSDKLVFSVWDGGGNDTLDFSGFTQNQKINLHAGSFSDVGGLVGNISIAQGVTVENAIGGSGNDLLIGNDVANELRGGAGNDILYGAGGADKLWGGAGSDTFVFGAVSDSAPNAADRIMDFVSGQDKIDLSGITHGAGLNFVTAFTGHAGDAVLTYAAGTNLGTLAVDFSGHGVADFLVTTVGQAAVSDIVA; this is encoded by the coding sequence ATGTCGAAAGTCAAAGCGAAAGCTATTGTTTCTGAGTCGGCGCTGGCGGCCAATGGTACAAGTTCGGCCTTCAACCAGATCGATAGCTTCAGCCATCAATATGACCGTGGTGGCAATCTCACGGTCAATGGCAAACCCTCCTACTCCGTTGATCAGGCCGCCACGCAACTGTTGCGTGACGGTGCCGCCTGGCACGATCTGAACGGTAGCGGCAAGATCGAACTGACCTATACCTTCCTGACGGCTCCGACCTCGAATTTCAGTGGTCTGGGCGTCAGCGGCTTCAGTCAGTTCAGCGCGCTGCAGAAGTCGCAGGCGGTCCTGGCCATGCAATCCTGGGCCGACGTCGCCAACGTGACCTTCACCGAGGCGGCGAGGGGCGGAGATGGTCACATGACCTTCGGTAACTACAGTGCCGGTCAGGAAGGCGCGGCAGCGTTCGCGTTCCTGCCGGGTACCGAGCCTGGCTATGATGGCCAGTCCTGGTACCTGACCGGTAGCGGCTACAACGTCAACAAGACGCCTGGCCTGAACAACTACGGACGCCAGACCCTGACCCACGAAATCGGCCATACCCTGGGCCTGTCCCACCCCGGCGACTACAACGCCGGCGAGGGCAACCCGAGCTACAGGGACGCGTCCTACGGGCAGGATACCCGCGGCTACAGCGTCATGAGCTACTGGAGCGAGAGCAACACCAGCCAGAACTTCAGCAAGGGTGGGGTGGAGGCCTATTCCTCCGGTCCGCTGATGGACGATATCGCGGCGATCCAGAAGCTCTACGGCGCCAACTACAGCACCCGTTCCGGTGATACCACCTACGGTTTCAACTCCAATGCCGGTCGCGACTACCTGAGCGCCACCTCGTCTTCGGACAAGCTGGTGTTCTCGGTCTGGGACGGTGGTGGCAACGACACCCTGGATTTCTCCGGCTTCACCCAGAACCAGAAGATCAACCTGCATGCAGGTTCCTTCTCGGATGTGGGCGGCCTGGTTGGCAACATCTCGATCGCCCAGGGCGTCACGGTCGAGAACGCCATCGGCGGCTCGGGCAACGATCTGCTGATCGGCAACGACGTGGCCAACGAGCTGCGCGGCGGTGCCGGTAACGACATCCTCTACGGTGCCGGTGGCGCGGACAAGCTGTGGGGTGGCGCGGGCAGCGACACCTTCGTGTTCGGTGCCGTTTCCGACTCGGCGCCGAATGCGGCCGACCGGATCATGGATTTTGTCAGTGGCCAGGACAAGATCGATCTGTCCGGTATCACTCATGGTGCGGGCCTGAACTTCGTCACCGCGTTCACCGGACATGCCGGCGATGCGGTCCTGACCTATGCCGCAGGGACCAACCTTGGCACCCTGGCAGTCGACTTCTCCGGGCACGGCGTAGCTGACTTCCTGGTGACCACGGTCGGCCAGGCGGCGGTCTCGGACATCGTGGCCTGA
- a CDS encoding AprI/Inh family metalloprotease inhibitor, with protein MHKRNGSISGPTRQKHLGAWLLALSLTFMGEAVMASSLVLPSRESLAGQWLLSSSADPARNCVLQLSAQPPLLAGDLECATELLGARPGSWEPTPDGLWLFDQEGSGLVHLNRDAGRYWATSRQGELTLSRKSRD; from the coding sequence ATGCACAAGCGCAACGGCTCCATCAGCGGGCCAACCCGTCAAAAACACTTGGGGGCCTGGTTGTTGGCCCTGTCACTGACCTTCATGGGAGAAGCCGTCATGGCCAGTAGTTTGGTATTGCCCAGCCGCGAGTCGCTCGCGGGTCAATGGCTGTTGTCCAGCAGCGCAGATCCGGCACGAAACTGCGTGTTGCAACTGTCGGCACAGCCGCCACTGCTGGCCGGCGACCTGGAGTGCGCCACCGAGCTGCTGGGTGCCCGCCCCGGTAGCTGGGAGCCGACACCGGATGGCCTGTGGTTGTTCGACCAGGAGGGCAGTGGCCTGGTGCACCTCAATCGCGACGCTGGACGCTATTGGGCGACGAGCAGGCAAGGTGAGTTGACGCTCAGCCGCAAGTCTCGGGATTGA
- a CDS encoding LysE family translocator, whose amino-acid sequence MLSTIPNLLPFALFAFVASITPGPNNILVLSNSARHGLTATLPIILGACAGTALIVLLVGSGVGQSLSDLPRVQTAMQLLGIAWLSYLAWQIFNAPVDDIGAGSAPSRRLGLLGAASLQVINPKVWLVALAVVGVFAGQGAERQLHVTALSLVLFLVSLPCVGLWAMLGVGSARLLRSPVAMRRFNRCMALLLLASAWLSVLA is encoded by the coding sequence ATGCTGTCCACTATCCCGAACCTGCTGCCTTTCGCACTGTTCGCCTTCGTCGCCTCGATCACCCCCGGGCCGAACAACATCCTGGTACTGAGCAACAGTGCCCGACATGGTCTGACAGCGACACTGCCGATCATTCTCGGTGCCTGCGCCGGTACTGCGCTGATTGTGCTGCTGGTCGGCAGTGGGGTCGGCCAGTCGCTGAGCGACCTGCCCCGCGTACAGACCGCCATGCAATTGCTGGGGATCGCCTGGCTGAGCTATCTGGCCTGGCAGATCTTCAACGCGCCGGTCGACGATATCGGGGCCGGCAGCGCCCCGTCCAGGCGCCTCGGTTTGCTGGGAGCAGCCAGCCTGCAAGTGATCAATCCCAAGGTCTGGCTGGTGGCACTGGCGGTGGTGGGCGTGTTCGCCGGACAGGGTGCCGAACGCCAGCTCCACGTTACGGCGCTGTCACTGGTTCTGTTCCTCGTTTCGCTTCCCTGCGTCGGCCTGTGGGCAATGCTGGGTGTCGGCTCGGCCCGGTTGCTGCGCTCACCTGTGGCGATGCGCCGATTCAACCGCTGCATGGCCTTGCTGTTGCTGGCTTCGGCGTGGCTAAGTGTCCTGGCCTGA